CAGTTGCTCAGTTGATAAGGTGAGATAAGGGAAAACTTTAAACTTGAGAGACCATGACTGCTACTCCACAGGTCTGGGGGACGGTTGTATTTGGCCTGCGAGCGATTGTTCGTGTATTCTGCCGATGCAAACCCTAAGAGCTGCATCCTTCATTAGCCTTTTAGCCATTAATCTCGATGCCACGCTTCCTGTTCTGTGTAATGAGACTCGTACACAGGAAGCAGCTCTGAAGGCCTAATGGCACGTCCGCAGCAACAAGGAACCCAAACACTAATGAACACCTCTTTCCAGCTCAGATCTCAGCTCATAACACAGGGTGAAGCTTGTATTAGTATTAGTTTAGGTTTCTGTCTACGGCTGTGGCTTCTATGATCTAAACCTACTCTTGTTTCGTCGCCCAGTTTCATAGCTGACGGAGATGTGGGTTAACGCCTGAAATGAGTGAAccaaacctgcagcagcacactgagaAAGGTGTggttgtgtggtgtgtgtggccTCATGAACTCAGTGCTGACAGGAAGccagactttgttttttttttttttttttggtttgataGTTGACATACCATGCATGCTTGGTTGGCTCTTAATATAAATAAACCTGGGCTCTACTGTAGCTACTGTATCTGTACCTTAAATGTTGATGATTTACACTGGAACAGAGAAAACCTCTGAAAACTAACTTAGGCTTCCTGAAGTCTTCATACTTTCTGTTACAGCCTCTTTTAAGACGATCCTGCctgcaagcacacacagcagcattatAATCCACCCAGGGGAGCAGGATTTACTTCCAATGGTACATTTAGTAAAGCAGACACATTATAACGGGCCTATGAGGTGAGCACTTCAGAGGTTTTCCGTCCCAAGTAGCGGACATACCGCGCCCCGCGCTGTGCCATTGTAATCTGTGCTGGCTCACTCCTCCAAAAACAGACCTGATAAACGCCAGATGCGAACTTTTAACAAATATTTCCCGAGAGAATATACAAGTCTGGAGATGGATCTTACCGGTTTCTTTGGCTTTCGTGCTTTTTCTCTAAGCTTCAAGTTTCAGGAACGCAGGAGCGCCGTGCGTGCGTGGGCTCCTCGGAGGCGcatcccctctctcctccaccaaTACCTCCCTCACAGCAGCCCGTGTCCCACGCCCCGCACCGGCCATATTTGGTAAAGTGTTCAAGCTCTCACGAAGCCTCGGTAAGGTCATCGCAATTCCTCTTCTCAAGTGTTTCATATTACGTCagtacgcacgcacacacacacacacacacacacacatacacacactttgggATACTGAATTCACTTTTTTGGTTTCCCAACTTTGTGGGAAGCTGGAAATAAGATTCATAAGAACTGGAAGCAAACATCATGAAATCTGATCTGGAAAATGCACATTAagtacacttaaaaaaaaaaaaaagatgtccgGCCACAAAGCATCTGATAAAAAATGATCAGATGCTTTGTGGTAGGATCACACTGCCGTTTGAGTTATTGATGAAAATGCTTCAAGAATCCATCATCAACACATCCTTCAGTAGTCATACCCACATTAAACGGAAGCTTTCATTCTTACAACTTATTTTAACAGCAATTTATTAATGATCAAAGGCACTTTGATAAAGAAATGCCTAACTGTACAGTAACTTATAcgattaaaaacaacaataacagtaataaaaatATCTCTGtggtgtaaaaaaacaaagacgtTTCTCCTCACCTGAATGTTTAGTGTGTCTTACACAAAAGATGGAAATGAGCACGAAACAGCTACAGCAGAAATATAAATAGACAAATAGATGTTCCGATCTGTCCGACAAGAGATCCTATATATGAGTGAGCTATAAGCTATAAGATGAACTTGTTCCATCGCACACACCATCATGTTAAAACCCACATTTAGATTGTTCATGTTATACGTGTGCATACATCATTACAGATGTCTGGGCACATTTAAACATATACATGCGGTGCACACATAATGTAAATACAAACCACCATTTCAGCATTTCACAACCTGACATCAAAAGGGAAGAATCAGCTACACTTTTACACAAAGCCTCTCAAGCTCTGAGCCCCTTTATTTCTGTTCTCCATCCCTCAACATGTGTCCGCTGttcctctgttttcttctctcttctctggcACCGCAAAACACACGTTTGGCAGTAAAGGCCAAGTCCATGAGGTAAAGCAGGAAGTTGATTGCAGTGAGCACCGCCACAATGATCATTTCTGTTGACAAGAGGTGTGTGGTCTGGTACCGGAACATGGGCCAGATGACGGCAGCGGTCGCGTACATGATAACCGCCAGAAGGCCGTAAGCTGGCAGGAGCTTGGAGGCGATGGTAGATTGACAGTCAGTGCGTCCGGCCACATACAGCACCACAACAGCCATGGAGAGGATGAAGCAGATGCAGTACACGGCCATGCACCACTGGAGAGCCACATGGGAGTTATACACAACAGGGTCGCTGACTATCATGAGGATAATACAGGCCACGAAGGTCTGAAACACGCTCATCCGGCCTGGAGCTGTTGTCACTTCAGACAGCCTTATCACCCTCACGAAGGCTATTGCTGCGAGGCCGGAGACGAGTTTGGACATTAAGAGATATTGATGGACATTGTCATATACCTGGTACTTAAAAGGAACAAAAGGTATTCTAGAGGCAGAGATGCAGAGGAGGCAGGCGTAGTGGGCAATAGTTATTTGGAAATTGGGCCAGGAAACTGGAAGTCGATCCTGGAGGCCGAGCACCTCCACCAGCACGACCAGCAGGGTGCCGGTGAAGCTGAACACCCAGCAGAAGATGCACCAGTAGGTCAGGGTTCCTGGAGGCATTGAGGCTCCAAACATTGCAACACAGAACGCCACAACGATGAGCAGCAGGGCAGCCAAACGCACCCATAGCAGCTGGGTGGCGGCACCCACACCAGTGTCACAGTTCAGTGGCATGATGGGATATCACAATTAGTCAGGGGCTGAAAGCCGCTTTTGCAGCCCTGCGAGGATGAAGACTGAGAAGTGAATGTTGGATCTTGTGTTGGCTTCTTGTCGCAGTATCTGTGCGATCTGTATATGTTGGTCACATATTCtgcagagagacaacacaacatGTTTAGGACACATCATATTGATGTGTGAGCtgtttatgtcagtgtgtgtgtgtgtaactagGATGATGATTGCGCGTCAGCTGGAGTGAGAGCAGAAATGTGTCTTGAGTGTTTTGTCCCATGGCAGATGAGCTCCAGACgcattataatatatacattGTGATGTCGTGAGTTTATGTGATGTTCCCTTTTATGGGCGACAAGAATGGAGTCTGACATGATGTTTGAGCGCTCGCTCCTTCAAGCCTTGGGATCCTTTAATGCCTCCATTGTtacacaaaatagaaaatatgatGTGAGATGATTTTAAGAATTAACTTACAAGAGCATGCGGGACGTAATTGCCATATAAAATGAACAGTTCTATTAAGAAACGTTCAGATGGCCAATGTCTGGTCAAAAACATGCTATTTCATGTCACATATCTCACTACACGTTATCAATAGGCAGGATTCTCCATCGACTAACCAAAGCCTAATGTACTGGGTTAA
The sequence above is a segment of the Pempheris klunzingeri isolate RE-2024b chromosome 23, fPemKlu1.hap1, whole genome shotgun sequence genome. Coding sequences within it:
- the LOC139222906 gene encoding myeloid-associated differentiation marker homolog; translated protein: MPLNCDTGVGAATQLLWVRLAALLLIVVAFCVAMFGASMPPGTLTYWCIFCWVFSFTGTLLVVLVEVLGLQDRLPVSWPNFQITIAHYACLLCISASRIPFVPFKYQVYDNVHQYLLMSKLVSGLAAIAFVRVIRLSEVTTAPGRMSVFQTFVACIILMIVSDPVVYNSHVALQWCMAVYCICFILSMAVVVLYVAGRTDCQSTIASKLLPAYGLLAVIMYATAAVIWPMFRYQTTHLLSTEMIIVAVLTAINFLLYLMDLAFTAKRVFCGAREERRKQRNSGHMLRDGEQK